GAGCAGCTAATACCTCAGCACCCAGGCACCAAGGGAGCGTATATACATCTACAGGGAGATGGAAACCAATCCAATAATCAATGGGGAtggctgttactgtctgtctcacCCCCATCATTGCTGTTCAATAAGAGATCAGTGGGGGGTGGACAGGGTGGGGTTGGTACTGAGATACTTGACAAAGTAAAAGACAAGGGAACTTCTCTTATTCCTAAAGATTCCTGCAAAAGAGTGTGTGAACTTacactgttgatgttatgagTGAGAGGAATTCCCTAGCACACACGCGCAAACACTGTGCACCTTATCTGACCAATGAAACCAGAAATGAAGAATTGTGACCTATCGGACACAAAAAGGTTCATTCACAAAGCATTAGTATGCCTGGCATGCATGCATCATGTCTGCCTCAGTTATAGATTGAAAACAGTGATTATACAGGagattgagatgttgctttaaaaaaaaaaaaacgagcaCAATGTTAATTCTCATTTACATAATTGTGATTCAAGGTAATAGACAATGGTATACTCTTAGTTACAAATCGGATTATATTTTAATTCAATTTGTGTCGGGACACAACGTTACACCTCCTGTCAGACACTATGACAGCCAAAATGACATTACCCAGCATGCACCAGGAAAGATTCTGCCCTCCTGGGATTAGAGAAATGACCTAAAGAGGACATGTAAAAGGACTCTAATTGTCATTTACCTGAGATTTAAAAAATCTGTCAATTTAGAAAGAAGTTAAGATCCAATGATTGTGTACAAATTGCAGTGTTTTTCTCCATCGGAATAAATTACTACAGTAGCTGGTCATTCTGAAAATGCATGTATCAATGGACTGTTGTGGTAACCAGACAAAAGAAACGGTCCTCGAGTTTTTAGACAAATTGGAGACAGACACAATAGAccacaacatacagtatgtaatgtTGATATAAACAAGGATAGAGCTCTCTCTGGTGGCAGAGACACGGTACTGTTGATGAAATGAGCCATTAGGAAGATCCCTTTAACCCCACACGATACCTGTTTCAGACAGCACTCACTCTTGGTTTTAGTCATTAGTAACTTAGAAATGATAGATCATTATAGTAGTTCATAATGAATGCTTTGATTGAACATGGTCAAACTTTGAGAGtcacaacttctacccccaagccataagactgcaaaATATTAATTCGACTGcgaaatagtctgggtaaccatttcaTGAACTATCTGCACTAACTCTATCTTGCACTGACTTTATGCACACTCACAAGACTATACAcagtgtgtacaaaacattacaaacaccttcctaatattgagttgcacccccttttgccctcagaacagcctcaattcgtcagggcatggactctactagGTGTCAAAggcgttccacaggaatgcttcctgcagttgtgtcaagttggctggatgtcctttgggtggcggaccattcttgatacgcaCAGGAAACTGtggagcatgaaaaacccagcagcgttgcagttcttgacacaaaccagtgcatcTGGCACCTACCTCGTTCAAAgtaacttaaatattttgtcttgcccattcaccttctgaatggcacatacagcacactatatatacacacagacactgcacacacacaccgacaacacaaatacacatacacacttttacactcatcaatcatatgctgctgctactctgttctctattttacttttattattatctatcctgatgcctagtcacttttccCTGCCTTCATGGACATACTGCATGTCCCTCAAacaccttgtacccctgcacattgatctgcgACTGGAAttctctgtatatagctcaatTTTTTTCCTCGTGTtactatttttattattattctattttagaactgcattgttgggaagggctcgtaagctAGCATTCCACGGTAaagtctacctgttgtattcagtacatGTGACAAATCAATTTTTGATTTGAACTGTGAAGAGACTGGCTTTCACTACCTGAATTGCTTATCAAGAGCCAGTTCACAGCCTACTGTTAATTTCAATCTTTGAATGCCTGTCTTTCCTGTCAAAGTACTAAAACAAACAAATTATTATAATAGCAGCCTATCAGTCTTTGAAAATAGGATATACTTGCAATTGAAAAGTAATTCAATTATAGACTAAATGATATACATTTCAttcatactgtcactgtgtagcaggatatgcaaatcaaatcaaatgttattggtaccatatacatatttagcagatgttattgcgggtgtagagaaATGTTTCTTAAAATgttatttccggctgtatgtatTAATGGAAAAGACTTATGAGCTAATAATGtgagaaataacacacacacacacgctaaaacaaatactgcaaagttgcttaggagccaTGAACAGGGCGACCATGTCTATCGACGCCATCTTGCCATGAAGATGCTATTTACAAATGAGTAAAAACCTAAAAGGCAACGAGCACTACGCTATGGAGCCCCTGCCACTTTTTTCATTACAAACACATTGGTTGTCTTACAGCACCCAATTAGAATCTCATGTATTTCTCTCACAATACATCCAGTGCATTTACTCACAGATCAAATCCCTTAGGTTGGGACCATTTGCATAAATTAATAGAGTGGGTTCTGATATGCTGCCCTGTGGGGGATGAATATACAAGCCTGAAAGTGAGTTGGTAAAATGGCTGCCTTATTTTGGGAAAGTAAATTGAGCCTGCTGGCTTCTAAATAAACAAAATACAAACTGATTTTTTGCTGTTAATGTCTTTTTCATTGTTATTACCACAATAATACAGTCATATTTTATGGAGATTCTAGTTATGAGGCAATAGGCCTACAGTGATAATGTTCGCCACAGTTCGCAAAATAATGAAGGGGTGTTATCATACTTGTAGGCAACTCTACGCCATCCAATGTATTCCTTTTGTAAAATTGCCTAAACTATATCCAAAGTATCTACAAATAAATGGGAAATCCCAAACAATAAACTGGTTTATAACTTCAGACTTCAATCTTGGGACACAGTTTAACCCATAGTGCCCGTCACGGTGTCCATCCTGAATGTGGCTAAATATTACTCACACAAAAACTCTGAGTAACACATTTGAGGGCGGCATTTTCTTAAAGGAGCCAAGATCTTGGCTCGATCATCTCAGGACCTTTGTGCTCAGATGAGAAAAAAAACAACATGTTCCTGCCAAACCCAAATGGCACTCTGAACTATGGCAGTATAGTACAAGGCCTTATACATATGATGTAATATTGGACATACATTAGTGTAATATTTGTATTGTTATTGTGTCATTACTTCATTTGTGCTGTTGCTTAGCTTCCTTTGACATATACTCGGAAAATATTTGCTGGATGAATGTCTACCACATGCAAAGTGGCCCACACCACACCCAGCTGTTAAATTGAGACCAGTGGCAGAGGGTGCCAATACACCCAACCACCACACAATGGCTAATAGATATTGTATAGCAATCAATCAATAAGATAACTACATAAACACAATATTCTGATGAACGAGACTTAAAGTGCTTTTGCCCTCAACATGATTATTCATAAAAATGTAAGTGATTCCACTGTCACTTGTTGGTTCATTTCCATAGTGATCACGTCGCATAATATAACGATCAGCAATTTCATGAAAAGCAGCATTAAGAAATGGTCACTGGTTTGAAGTACTCATTATGGGGATGGGACAGTGTAAAAGTATTAAGAAAAGTGATGACTGAAAACAGATAATATAAATCAAGTACTCCTTTATTTCCATGTGTCAGCAATGAAGTACATCAATCGATATCATAAAACCTATACTTTCTCAGTACTCAGGTTAAGTTAGACTGCATGTTAGAATCCAGCATAATTAAGTTTAGTTACAGCAGACAAAATGGCTCACTTAAAATTGCCATAAAATATCAATTTATGAAATTGTACTTAGTGTTTCTCAAATGAATCATTGGACAATCATGGTTCAATAAAATATTTTCATAAAAACTATACAGATTGTGTCTTATTGCACAATGTCCGTGCTTAAAAACGTACCATTTCGTGGCAAAAATGGTCAAGGCAAATGACAGTCTATCTGTGGCCGATCTCTTGCCATTTCATGTCAATTTCTAGTAGTCATGTTCAAACAGGGTTGAAAGAAAGGGGACAGGTTGACAATAACAAGAGGAAGGCTGCATCACAATAACACATACTCTACatagccaaaagtatgtggacacgtgctCGTAGActctctcattccaaaatcatgggcttcaatatggtgttggtccccctttactgctataacagcctccactcttctgggaaggcttttcattagatgttggaacattactgcggggacttgcttccatccagccacaagagcattagtgaggtcaggcactgacgTTGGGCAGctgggcctggctcgcagtcggcattccaattcatcacaaaggtgttcaatggggttgaggtcaggactctgtgcaggccagtcaagttcgtCCACACGGATATtatcaaaccatttctgtatggaccaccCCTTGTGCatgggagcattgtcatgctgaaacaggaaagggccttccccaaactgtagccacaaagttggaagcacagaatcatctagaatgtcattgtatgctgtagcgtaagatttcccttcacttgaactaaggggcctagcccggaccatgaaaaacagccccagaccattattcctcatccaccaaactttacagttggcactatgcactcATGCAGGTAGTGTactccaaacccagatttgtgagctttacaccactccagacgatGCTTggaattgtgcatggtgatcttgtgtgtgactgctcggccatggaaacccatttcatgaagctcccaatgaacagttcttgtgctggtgttgcttccagaggcagtttggaactcggtagtgagtgttgcaacagattTTGAcatgctacgtgcttcagcactctacggtcccgttctgtgagcgtgTGTGGCCAACCACTtttacggctgagccgttgtggaaacgtctagaaacaacttcacaataacagcacttacagtttttACTGGAGCAGctatagcagggcagaaatgtaatgaaattacttgttggaaaggtggcgaaagtcactgatctcttgaggatgggccattctactgccaatgtttgtctatggaggttgcttggctgtgtgctagatttcattaacctgtcagcaacgggtgtggctgaaatagccgaatccaccaatttgaaggggtgtccacatcctTCTGGCCATGTAGTGTACTTTCTAAATCTTAAGACTAAGGAAGAATAAGCCTCAGATATTTCATATGGCCCTTTAAACCCATTTGTTTCAGGCAGTGTATACCTACGAAACACAGAACCCTTTCCACAACACCCATCATCTCCAAGGCCCTGCAGCTCAATAAGTTATTTTATTGTAAACATCTGGCCCTTGGCCAAGGGTCCATGCCCACACTGTCCATCAGCAGGCCAGGGTTATGCCCCTGCCTCTGTTCCCACTCTTTCTGGGACTTGCATGCTCTATGCAGCCCGGGCCCCAGGGCCATGTTGGTGAGGTCTACTAGCTCACGGCGGTGGGACAGCATGGTCCCCATGTGCTCCAGCTTGGAGCGGATGTTGGAGTAGTGATACTGACGCTCTTTGGTCAGCTTGTGGAAGCACTCCCTCAGGTTCCCATCGGGGGGCGAGGTACAGTGACGGATTGCAGGGCGACGGTCCACCCCATGGGGGGCGAGGTGCTGCCTGGGGGAGGTAGAGATGGAATCTGAGGAGGCAGCTTCATTCTGGATGTTGTCGGTCTGGTTATTGGTGGTGGCAAAGTGGGTAACTGTAGCCTTGTTGGGGGAGAGAAGGTTAGTGTACCGAGTCAGATCTGTCTGCACTCCACTGTCCACCGTGGTGAAGCTGGTCTGGGTGGAGACATGACAAGGAGTGACGAGGGGTGTGACCAGCACATCCACTGCTGCTGTAACAGTGGCAGGGTCACCTGTAGGCAGGCACTGGGCAGCACTTCCAGACAGGATCTCCTGCATGTGCTGCTGCTCCATCCAGTCTTCCCCTATGGTGGAGGAGTCTGAGACCGGGCTGCTCTTATGGCCCCTCGCCCCAGTGTCCTCTCTGGGGGGCAGCACTGCCACAGCCTGGGCCCGGCTGGGTGTGCTGGTCAGACAGACAATTTTGTCCAAtacttccagacagacagactcgacTGGGGGCCTTTCTCTGGCCGGCTGAGGGGATGACGTGACGGGGAGTTTGATGAGCAGGTGGTCGTAGATGCGACTGATTCGGGCACTGGCTGGGCCCCTGGTAATAACAGGCATGGACTGAGCATACAGGATGCGGAACTCCTCATCAAAGTTCTCAGTGATCTGGCCAGACAACTCAATCAGGTTGCTGCTGTTTAGTTTACCATCAGTCCAATTGAACCTAAGAATTAACCAAAATGCTTTACTGTTGTATACCCCATTTCAGTCAAATAAGGATGGCTACATCACTTACAGTAGCTTGATTCATACAAGGGGAAAGTATTTAGTAATGTTTTATTGCTTGGGACGTTTTTCAATGCTATACTGTATAATGCCTTGTTAGTAAAGCAGGAAGTCTTTACCTGTAGGAGCCTGTAGCCACTCGGTTCCCATCAATCAACATGAACCGTTCATGTACCTTTCCAGTAATCTTGGCCCCTGATCTCATGAAGTACGTACCACCAGTTATGGTCCTCACTCGCATTTGCTTTAATGAggaatgaaacaaaaacagaatgaAATACAAGCCAGTCACTGGTCACTTATAAAACATGCAGACAGCATGATCATGCTACTAAGTAAGTCATAAACAAgccatgtttccattgatcatgaaAACAATGCATTATATGACCATCAGTttcattttattgaacctttacttaactaggtaTGCATTGAAACTGTAATCATGGCTTATCGGAGATACGACACAAAGGTGGAGTCATCACACCCACATACCAGAAGCTCGTCCAGGCGCACATTGATGTTGTTGCACATTTTGAGGAATGCGGGAACACAGGAGTGTTCCAGCAGGATGTAGACTGGAACTCTGTGCTGCGTGCACGCCTCTTGAAGATCCTTGAATATGTCCAGGTCTGTCAGAGTCTGTCACTATGGCAATCACCTGTAATGGTACATCAATCATTGGTTAGTCAAAGCACCATTCAGGTCCGGTTTACAATTTTAAAGAGGCTGCTCTTCTGACTTACTATTTGTGAGGCAGGGTCACTCTGAATGGGCTCTTATACCTGCTGGTGCCCAAAAACCAGGTCTTAATCAAACATTAAGGAAAAAAAACACTGAGCCAACTCCTTTATTGGCCACACTTTCTCTGTCATGTGTACTTAAATGATCCTCGCTTGCAGTCAACTGTGGTCTGTTGCCATTGCAATCATATGTAAATGCTTGGTCAGCAAACAAATGAGTGTCTCTGACAGGGACAATCAGGCTCATTGTGAGGTGCTTTTAGAACTCCTGCTGAGTTCATGTTCTCCAGAAGCAGGTTAGAAAATTGTTGCAACGATGTTAGCATTTCTTGATAAAATTGTATTTTCTAGTGCCCTCTCAGGGATAATAACTCAATAGCGTACAGATCAAGGGCCCTTTGGGGCATTTTCTAAATTGTTATTCTCAAACTGATGCTGCGCAACTATAAGGCCTGAAGCAGAGAGAAATTCAATTTACTGCAACTCAAACCTGATTTCTCCACTTTAGCTGTAAACATACCTACAGCGCACCTGCACGCATAGGCAGATCAACACCCAAGGCTAAGCACGAAAAAAAGAGCACACAAACATTGTGAAAAGCATGTTCAGACACATTCATTGATGTACTATTACTGTAGGTGCTCCTCTGAACCACAGACTTGGTAGTTTGGAGCCTTTTCTTCATTCTCTTTTCTGGAACGTCGACTCATCGGGATGGTAAGGAAACTGCATCAAACTGACAGTTCCAACATGTCCAGAAATGTATTGAGGTTGAACATGTGACTAACATTAATGGGGTTCTTTCTTTTGTCTGACCTTTATGAGCAAGTATCTACTGCTCTTCAAAATGGGTAATATCGTTTTCTATAAGCATCTGTGAATTATAAAGGAGGGGGAAAAACTATGCTTTTGAGAAGCTGAACATCAAACCGTATAAAGGTTCATCCAGACCTCACAAATATTTATATACGAGACCTTGTCAATCACCCAGGGAGCACCGTCCGACTCCAACCTCCAGGGATGTTGAAAAGACATACAAATTTGGTCCGTCCATTCTGGCCTTGATTTCAATGACCACAGATGTTTTTTTGGACCGGACTCGATTTAGCCCAAACCAAACATAGGCgtcagctaacaatttttagattggtaaattagtctagcctaCGATCTAACCTTGTAGTAAACATGGCCGAATACCACCGGTTACGTGCCAAGGTGACCTCTGACCTCCAGGGTGCATggcattgattttgttagtcactcttactaagatatcattaacatggcataagtcaatgcaaaatgtgcagaattgcCAACAGCtttaaaacataaataaatgttTCTCCACCCCAAAATGAGTAGAATATTTAAAAATGTTCTCTCCGCCCCATtgtaaaatgtgtagaactgcaaaAAACTTGCTTTAAAAACGGAGAAATCAAgtcagggtctcaacttactgttgtgaGTCATAATAGTTGAACACACAATGTGAAAGTTTGAAATTTGATTGTTTCTCAGCAATTTCTCgattgttatgtcagtcactcaattagccatgtcagctaacaatgtttagattggtaaataagactagccagctatctaaaccaaATCTCGCTTAAGAGGGCCCAtaaaaggctagagccggccctgcATGGCTGGTTTGAATTTTACATTGGAGGTGTGCCAAATTCAGGCAAATACAAAATGGGTCCTTCCATACATGCCTATAACATTAATATGTATCACTAAACAACACACATAAAACTCAACACGTGGTATGCCTATTGGTGACCATTTTAATATTCTGTTCATTTATTACCTCCTTGGCACTTTTGATCATTCTTCTCGCAGCTTCCTTACAACTATAGATGCA
This genomic window from Oncorhynchus nerka isolate Pitt River linkage group LG2, Oner_Uvic_2.0, whole genome shotgun sequence contains:
- the LOC115137537 gene encoding LOW QUALITY PROTEIN: protein FAM83D-like (The sequence of the model RefSeq protein was modified relative to this genomic sequence to represent the inferred CDS: inserted 2 bases in 1 codon) → MAQSQCLDDSPERWPSTRQGNYLNVQELYNEKHRLALEELISGGVDSFLDFLKKEQIPNFLSDDEIKQIGRVAAVPRCVSLQGEDVIIEQSVSSSMDCSSVTYFPEVSDVEPPLLEIGWPAFTSGSYRGVTRAVAHFQPSYGECIYSCKEAARRMIKSAKEVIAIVTDSXTDLDIFKDLQEACTQHRVPVYILLEHSCVPAFLKMCNNINVRLDELLQMRVRTITGGTYFMRSGAKITGKVHERFMLIDGNRVATGSYRFNWTDGKLNSSNLIELSGQITENFDEEFRILYAQSMPVITRGPASARISRIYDHLLIKLPVTSSPQPARERPPVESVCLEVLDKIVCLTSTPSRAQAVAVLPPREDTGARGHKSSPVSDSSTIGEDWMEQQHMQEILSGSAAQCLPTGDPATVTAAVDVLVTPLVTPCHVSTQTSFTTVDSGVQTDLTRYTNLLSPNKATVTHFATTNNQTDNIQNEAASSDSISTSPRQHLAPHGVDRRPAIRHCTSPPDGNLRECFHKLTKERQYHYSNIRSKLEHMGTMLSHRRELVDLTNMALGPGLHRACKSQKEWEQRQGHNPGLLMDSVGMDPWPRARCLQ